One Coprobacter tertius genomic region harbors:
- a CDS encoding PCMD domain-containing protein, translated as MNFNKKSLLTYALLGSCICTLPAQKKVPLAFGNMDQWVTRNIHESGIIGGQTKHLYEIGPTETINNNDAYKNRGGSPWANSNVMARVAGITKTNTSVFPEKRGNGYCARLETRMESVKVLGIVDITVLAAGSVFLGSVLEPIKSTKNPQGVLNSGVPFTQRPKAIEFDYKIKLAPEKHRIRATGFSKITDVEGMDMPGVILLLQKRWEDEKGNIFAKRVGTMVIYYTKDQDWKNNAHYEILYGDISKHPKFKSYMRIQDENRYAVNSKGKNVPITEIGWADEGDIPTHMILQFTSSHGGAYIGAPGNTFWIDNVSLIY; from the coding sequence ATGAATTTCAATAAAAAAAGCTTATTGACTTATGCTTTGCTGGGAAGTTGTATATGTACTTTACCGGCACAGAAAAAGGTTCCTCTTGCTTTTGGTAATATGGACCAATGGGTGACTCGTAACATACATGAATCGGGAATTATCGGAGGACAAACAAAACACCTATATGAAATAGGCCCGACCGAAACAATCAACAATAACGACGCCTATAAAAACCGGGGAGGTTCACCCTGGGCAAATTCAAACGTGATGGCCCGTGTCGCAGGGATAACCAAAACCAATACTTCGGTTTTTCCAGAAAAACGGGGAAACGGCTATTGCGCACGACTCGAGACCCGAATGGAATCCGTTAAAGTATTAGGGATAGTAGATATTACCGTACTCGCCGCCGGATCGGTATTCCTGGGATCGGTACTCGAACCGATTAAAAGTACAAAAAATCCACAAGGTGTTCTTAACTCGGGTGTACCGTTTACTCAACGTCCGAAAGCGATAGAGTTCGACTACAAAATAAAATTAGCTCCTGAAAAACATCGTATTCGCGCCACGGGGTTCAGTAAAATTACTGATGTAGAAGGTATGGATATGCCAGGAGTTATTTTGCTATTACAAAAAAGATGGGAAGACGAAAAAGGAAATATTTTCGCTAAAAGAGTCGGCACGATGGTCATATATTATACAAAAGATCAGGACTGGAAAAACAATGCCCATTACGAAATTCTTTACGGGGACATTTCTAAGCACCCCAAATTTAAATCATATATGCGTATTCAGGATGAAAATCGATATGCCGTAAATAGCAAAGGGAAAAATGTTCCCATAACAGAAATCGGTTGGGCTGATGAAGGAGATATTCCCACTCACATGATCCTGCAATTTACATCCAGCCATGGAGGGGCATATATAGGTGCTCCCGGAAATACTTTTTGGATAGACAATGTTTCTCTTATTTATTGA
- a CDS encoding patatin-like phospholipase family protein, producing MINEEKSLATIKPYRIGLALSGGGARGFAHVGALKALEEMGLRPDIISGVSAGSIIGVLYADGYSPDEIIDLFSRLNFSDLAEITMPRAGFFKIDRFRNFLKKVLRANNFEDLSIPVIVSATDLDKGKTTTFAKGPIVEVVCASCSIPIIFPPIKINGVHYVDGGVFRNFPVSTIRQSCDIVIGVNVNPLVAKEYKQTLLGIAERSYSFIFKSNSLFDAKLCDVLIQTEEIAHFNIFDIVKLREIARFGYEAARNTLMLKESSDLIGKELLKPEESKKPFF from the coding sequence ATGATAAATGAAGAAAAAAGTTTAGCTACAATCAAACCTTACAGGATAGGTTTAGCCCTTAGCGGAGGAGGAGCGAGGGGATTTGCTCATGTAGGGGCTTTAAAGGCTCTTGAAGAAATGGGGCTTCGCCCCGATATTATTTCGGGTGTAAGTGCAGGATCGATCATCGGAGTATTGTATGCCGACGGGTATTCACCCGATGAGATTATCGATTTGTTTTCTCGTCTTAATTTCAGTGATCTGGCTGAGATTACAATGCCCCGTGCTGGTTTTTTCAAAATAGATCGTTTTCGTAATTTTTTGAAGAAAGTATTGCGGGCTAATAATTTCGAAGATCTTTCTATCCCGGTTATCGTATCGGCAACCGATCTCGATAAAGGGAAAACTACGACCTTTGCCAAAGGTCCTATTGTGGAAGTGGTATGCGCATCATGTAGTATTCCGATTATTTTCCCTCCGATTAAAATTAATGGGGTACATTATGTCGATGGCGGAGTTTTCAGAAATTTCCCGGTTTCGACGATACGGCAGAGTTGCGATATCGTTATCGGAGTAAATGTAAATCCTTTGGTAGCAAAAGAATACAAACAGACTTTACTGGGGATTGCCGAACGTTCGTATAGTTTTATTTTTAAAAGCAATAGTTTATTCGACGCAAAATTATGCGATGTGTTGATACAAACTGAAGAAATTGCGCATTTTAATATATTCGACATTGTAAAATTACGGGAGATAGCTCGATTCGGTTATGAAGCTGCCCGGAATACGCTGATGTTAAAAGAGTCATCCGATCTTATCGGGAAAGAACTCCTTAAACCTGAAGAAAGTAAGAAACCGTTTTTTTAA
- the udk gene encoding uridine kinase: MLIIGIAGGTGSGKTTVVRKIIQSLPAGEVTVIPQDSYYRDNSHMPLEERLKLNFDEPAAIEFELLVKQLKELKEGKAIEQPIYSYLTCTRSEETITVLPRDVVIVEGILILCDPLLRKMMDMKVFVDADADDRLIRVINRDIIERGRTVEMVIERYEKVLKPMHLQHIEPTKRYADLIIPQGGNNLVAIDILTNFIAYKLNP; the protein is encoded by the coding sequence ATGCTGATAATTGGTATTGCAGGAGGAACAGGTTCGGGTAAGACAACGGTCGTACGCAAGATAATTCAAAGTCTGCCCGCTGGCGAGGTAACCGTCATTCCCCAAGATTCATATTACCGGGACAATAGCCATATGCCACTTGAGGAAAGACTGAAACTCAATTTCGACGAACCGGCTGCAATAGAATTCGAGTTATTAGTAAAACAATTAAAAGAGTTGAAAGAAGGTAAAGCGATAGAACAACCGATATATTCTTATCTTACCTGCACTCGTTCGGAAGAAACAATTACTGTTTTACCACGTGACGTAGTCATTGTGGAGGGGATTCTTATCCTTTGTGATCCGCTTTTACGTAAAATGATGGATATGAAAGTTTTTGTAGACGCTGACGCAGACGATCGTTTGATTCGGGTCATCAATCGGGATATTATCGAACGGGGACGTACCGTAGAAATGGTAATCGAAAGATATGAAAAAGTTCTTAAACCGATGCACCTACAACATATCGAACCAACTAAACGATATGCCGACTTAATTATCCCACAAGGCGGTAACAATTTGGTAGCTATAGATATACTTACTAACTTTATAGCATATAAACTAAACCCGTAA
- a CDS encoding ribose-phosphate pyrophosphokinase, with translation MSQTPPFKVFSGTNSRYLAEKICNSLGCELGNMNIQHFADGEFAVSFEESIRGCQVYLVQSTFPNSDNLMELLLMIDAAKRASAKSIIAVIPYFGWARQDRKDKPRVSIAAKLIADLLSVAGISRLITMDLHADQIQGFFNVPVDHLYASSVFGPYIASLNLENMVIATPDVGGSKRANSYAKYFGVPLVLCHKSRAKANEVESMTVIGDVEGKNVVLIDDMVDTAGTITKAADLMMSKGALSVRAIASHAVMSDPATERIEKSKMTEMIFTDSIPYCKESTKVNTISIAEMFADTIRRVYENESISSQYII, from the coding sequence ATGAGCCAGACCCCTCCTTTTAAGGTTTTCTCGGGAACCAATTCCCGTTATCTTGCTGAGAAAATTTGTAATAGTTTAGGTTGTGAATTAGGGAACATGAACATTCAGCATTTTGCCGATGGTGAATTTGCTGTTTCATTTGAAGAATCGATACGCGGTTGTCAGGTATATCTGGTACAGTCGACTTTTCCCAATTCCGACAATCTCATGGAACTTTTGTTGATGATTGATGCCGCGAAAAGGGCTTCGGCTAAATCGATTATTGCCGTAATTCCTTATTTTGGCTGGGCCCGTCAGGACCGTAAAGACAAACCTCGTGTTTCGATCGCAGCGAAACTTATTGCCGATCTGTTGAGTGTGGCCGGTATCAGTCGTCTAATAACGATGGATTTGCATGCCGATCAGATACAAGGATTTTTTAATGTACCGGTTGATCATTTATATGCATCTTCTGTCTTCGGTCCTTATATCGCTTCGCTGAATCTTGAGAATATGGTAATTGCAACCCCCGACGTCGGAGGTTCTAAAAGGGCTAATTCGTATGCCAAATATTTCGGGGTTCCCCTCGTGCTTTGTCATAAATCGAGAGCTAAGGCTAATGAAGTGGAAAGTATGACTGTAATTGGTGATGTCGAAGGTAAAAATGTGGTGCTGATCGATGATATGGTAGATACGGCTGGAACAATTACCAAAGCAGCCGATTTGATGATGAGTAAAGGAGCCTTATCGGTGCGTGCGATTGCAAGTCATGCCGTTATGTCTGATCCTGCTACCGAACGTATCGAAAAATCTAAAATGACTGAAATGATATTTACCGATAGTATCCCTTATTGTAAAGAGAGCACGAAAGTAAATACGATTAGTATTGCGGAAATGTTTGCCGATACGATACGTCGTGTTTACGAAAACGAGTCGATAAGTTCACAGTATATTATCTAA
- a CDS encoding alpha/beta hydrolase, which translates to MKKIPLIIVILFITSLCVFAQEPLRLPVWPEGAPEENGITAPEKTGTNQILYNSKKAELFIFRPQNNNTEAAVIICPGGGYAAEAIDYEGYDFAKFLSKNGITGIVLKYRLPNGHKNIPLSDAEQAIRIVRQHAQEWEINPQKVGISGFSAGGHLASTLGTHFQTDTRPDFMLLFYPVITLDNKYTHQGSRENLLGKEKDDPEAITFFSNEKQITEQTPPTLLLLSDDDTVVPPYNSTAFYNGLKKYDIPASIYIFPTGNHGWGCHKNFAYYDTWTGLLLDWLKKHSFIGE; encoded by the coding sequence ATGAAAAAAATACCTCTTATCATCGTTATTCTTTTCATTACATCGTTATGCGTATTTGCCCAAGAACCTCTTCGTTTACCGGTATGGCCTGAAGGAGCTCCGGAAGAAAACGGAATTACCGCACCGGAAAAAACAGGAACAAACCAAATACTTTATAACAGTAAAAAAGCCGAACTATTTATTTTCCGTCCACAGAATAATAATACCGAAGCGGCTGTTATCATATGTCCGGGCGGAGGTTATGCCGCAGAAGCTATCGACTACGAAGGATATGATTTCGCAAAATTCCTCAGCAAAAACGGCATAACCGGAATTGTCCTTAAATATCGTCTTCCTAACGGACATAAAAACATTCCACTCTCAGATGCCGAACAAGCAATCAGAATCGTCCGACAACACGCACAAGAATGGGAGATAAACCCACAAAAAGTAGGAATAAGCGGATTTTCTGCCGGAGGGCATCTGGCATCTACTTTAGGTACTCATTTTCAAACAGACACACGCCCCGATTTTATGCTGCTTTTCTACCCGGTTATTACCCTCGACAACAAATATACTCATCAAGGTAGTCGCGAAAACCTATTAGGCAAAGAAAAAGATGACCCGGAAGCAATTACGTTTTTCTCTAATGAAAAACAAATTACGGAACAGACTCCTCCCACTTTGCTTTTATTAAGCGATGACGATACAGTTGTGCCCCCTTACAATAGCACTGCATTTTACAACGGGCTAAAAAAATACGACATTCCGGCGAGCATATATATTTTTCCTACCGGAAACCACGGATGGGGCTGCCATAAAAATTTTGCTTATTACGATACTTGGACCGGATTATTATTAGATTGGTTGAAAAAACATTCGTTTATCGGAGAATAA
- a CDS encoding ABC-F family ATP-binding cassette domain-containing protein, translating to MITVNNLAIQFGKRVLFQDVNLKFTPGNCYGIIGANGAGKSTFLKAISGEIDPTHGTVSMGTGERLSVLSQDHFAFDEFTVIDTVLMGHTVLWDIMKEKDALYAKPDFSDADGIRVSELEEKFAELEGWNAESDAANLLSGLGITEDLHYMLMKDLSGKQKVRVLLAKALFGQPDNLLLDEPTNDLDLETVMWLENYLSNFEHTVLVVSHDRHFLDSVCTHTVDIDFNRVELFAGNYSFWYESSQLALRQQQNQNKKAEEKKKELMEFIQRFSANVAKSKQTTSRKKMLEKLNIEEIKPSSRRYPGIIFTPEREPGNKILEVKGLGKSVEGTLLFKDVNFTVEKDDKIVFISRDPRAMTALFDIINGETKADDGSYEWGQTITTAYLPLDNSSFFNTDLNLVDWLAQFSEDTSELYLKGFLGKMLFSGDELLKSASVLSGGEKMRCMIARMMMKNANTMILDSPTNHLDLESIQAFNNTLQNFKGNVLMSSHDHEFIQTVCNRVIELTPNGIIDKMMDYDDYITDEKVAAMRLRLYGK from the coding sequence ATGATTACGGTTAATAATTTGGCGATACAGTTTGGTAAAAGAGTTCTATTTCAGGATGTTAATCTGAAATTTACCCCCGGAAACTGTTATGGTATTATCGGGGCGAACGGTGCTGGAAAATCTACTTTCCTGAAAGCGATAAGCGGTGAAATAGATCCTACGCATGGGACCGTTTCTATGGGTACGGGAGAACGTCTTTCTGTTCTCAGCCAGGATCATTTTGCGTTTGATGAGTTTACAGTGATAGATACCGTATTGATGGGACATACGGTATTATGGGATATCATGAAAGAAAAAGATGCCCTATATGCTAAACCGGATTTTAGTGATGCCGATGGGATAAGAGTTTCAGAACTGGAAGAAAAGTTTGCCGAACTGGAAGGATGGAACGCAGAAAGCGATGCTGCCAACTTGTTAAGCGGTTTGGGCATTACGGAAGATTTGCATTATATGCTGATGAAAGACCTGAGCGGTAAACAAAAAGTACGTGTTTTGTTGGCTAAGGCGCTTTTCGGACAACCCGATAATCTATTATTGGATGAGCCTACCAATGATCTCGATCTGGAAACGGTTATGTGGCTCGAGAATTATTTGTCGAATTTCGAGCATACCGTGTTGGTCGTATCTCACGACCGACATTTTCTCGATTCGGTATGTACCCATACAGTAGATATCGATTTCAATCGGGTAGAATTATTTGCCGGGAATTATAGTTTCTGGTATGAATCGAGTCAGTTGGCTTTGCGGCAGCAGCAGAACCAAAATAAGAAAGCCGAGGAGAAGAAAAAAGAATTGATGGAATTTATTCAACGGTTTAGTGCAAATGTGGCGAAATCGAAGCAAACGACCAGTCGTAAAAAAATGCTTGAGAAATTGAATATCGAAGAGATAAAACCTTCTTCACGCCGTTATCCGGGAATTATATTTACCCCCGAAAGAGAACCTGGTAATAAGATTCTTGAAGTGAAAGGCCTGGGAAAATCGGTAGAAGGAACATTGCTGTTTAAAGATGTGAATTTTACTGTCGAAAAAGATGATAAGATTGTTTTTATTTCTCGAGATCCTCGCGCTATGACGGCACTTTTCGATATTATAAATGGCGAAACAAAAGCTGATGATGGATCTTATGAATGGGGGCAAACGATTACGACGGCCTATTTGCCGCTCGATAACTCTTCTTTTTTTAATACCGACCTTAATTTGGTAGATTGGCTGGCTCAGTTTTCAGAAGATACCAGTGAGTTATATCTGAAAGGTTTCTTGGGCAAAATGTTATTTTCTGGAGATGAATTATTGAAAAGTGCTTCGGTATTATCGGGAGGAGAGAAAATGAGGTGTATGATTGCCCGGATGATGATGAAAAATGCCAATACGATGATACTCGATTCACCGACCAACCACCTCGATCTTGAATCGATACAAGCTTTTAATAATACACTTCAGAACTTTAAAGGAAATGTTCTTATGTCGTCGCATGACCATGAATTTATACAGACCGTATGTAATCGTGTAATCGAACTTACCCCGAATGGTATAATAGATAAAATGATGGATTATGATGATTATATTACTGACGAAAAAGTAGCGGCAATGCGTTTACGCTTATATGGTAAATAA
- a CDS encoding DUF3332 domain-containing protein yields MRKSKLTLFMAVLLSGSIMFSSCIGSFALTSKLHSWNNNVGNKFVNELVFLAFCIVPVYEVSLAADWLVLNSIEFWGGGNPVADNTQHIKGENGNFLVQTHKNGYTITNEDTNTKVELVFDKTDRSWSAIANGKNVKLMTFIDDNHVNMYNASGEAMTIELSKAGVLTYKDIVEKQNTFFASK; encoded by the coding sequence ATGAGAAAGAGTAAACTAACACTATTTATGGCCGTATTATTAAGCGGCAGTATTATGTTTTCTTCCTGTATCGGTTCTTTTGCCCTTACTTCGAAATTACATAGCTGGAATAATAACGTCGGAAACAAATTTGTGAATGAGTTGGTATTTTTAGCTTTCTGCATCGTGCCCGTATATGAAGTATCATTAGCTGCAGACTGGTTAGTACTCAACTCGATCGAATTCTGGGGAGGCGGAAACCCGGTAGCTGATAATACGCAGCATATCAAAGGAGAAAATGGTAATTTCCTGGTACAAACCCACAAGAACGGATATACCATTACCAATGAAGACACAAATACAAAAGTTGAATTGGTATTTGACAAAACTGATCGTTCGTGGTCGGCTATTGCCAACGGAAAAAATGTAAAACTAATGACTTTCATCGACGATAACCACGTAAACATGTATAATGCAAGCGGTGAAGCGATGACAATAGAATTATCTAAAGCCGGCGTACTTACCTATAAAGATATAGTAGAAAAACAGAATACATTCTTTGCCAGTAAATAA
- a CDS encoding Dabb family protein, translated as MIRHIVLFKLKRMESSKAKMEIMQRFKSALEALKDIIPELKSIEVGINVNSAEDYDVALVTVFDNMHDLSVYANHPEHLAAAAIIKDVKEGRACVDYEF; from the coding sequence ATGATCAGACATATCGTTTTATTTAAACTGAAAAGGATGGAATCTTCCAAGGCTAAAATGGAGATAATGCAGCGTTTTAAATCGGCTTTGGAAGCATTGAAAGATATAATACCTGAATTAAAGAGTATTGAAGTCGGTATAAATGTGAACTCTGCCGAAGATTATGATGTGGCACTGGTAACGGTTTTCGATAATATGCATGATTTGTCGGTTTATGCCAATCATCCGGAACATTTGGCGGCAGCAGCGATTATCAAAGATGTAAAAGAGGGTAGGGCATGTGTCGATTATGAATTTTGA
- a CDS encoding transglycosylase SLT domain-containing protein, with amino-acid sequence MINRTIYFILIFLFLITGCKQKNKGNNTPKDDFEAIKEKKELTVLTLYSSTSYFLYKGEEMGYEYELIKQFAKSQGLDVKIVVAENISKLIEMLKDGKGDIIAYNIPVTGDTKNELLHCGRELITHQVLVQPTGQGIKPLRNVTELVGKDIYVEKDSKYEERINNLNDELGGGINIHLMDRDTLVTEDLIEMVAMRQIPYTLADNNIARLNKTYYNNIDINLEVSFPQRSSWVVRPDSKSLANAVNQWAKENIKSAEYRSILKRYFQLSKNPPAPAVLSLKNGQISVYDHLFKKYAEQIDWDWRLIASQAFKESRFDTSAISWAGARGLMQIMPRTARNYGLQTDQMNNPEKSVATAVKILKSLDKTFSNIQPKEERIKFMLAAYNAGLGHVLDAIALAKKYGKDPDKWENNVAEYILLKSNPEYFNDEVCKSGYFRGRETINYVHDVLENYQSYKSKIPYDIQQHKKQTKS; translated from the coding sequence ATGATAAATCGCACCATATACTTCATTCTTATATTCTTGTTTCTGATAACCGGTTGTAAGCAAAAAAACAAAGGGAACAATACGCCTAAAGATGATTTTGAAGCAATAAAAGAGAAAAAAGAATTAACCGTACTCACCTTATACAGTTCAACCTCTTATTTTCTTTACAAAGGAGAAGAAATGGGTTACGAATACGAATTGATAAAACAATTTGCCAAATCTCAAGGTCTCGATGTTAAAATCGTCGTAGCTGAAAATATCAGTAAACTCATAGAAATGTTGAAAGATGGCAAAGGGGATATTATCGCTTATAACATTCCGGTTACCGGAGATACCAAAAACGAACTTCTGCACTGTGGACGGGAATTAATTACTCATCAGGTACTGGTACAACCTACAGGACAAGGAATAAAGCCCTTGCGTAACGTGACCGAACTTGTAGGCAAAGACATATATGTCGAAAAAGACTCAAAATATGAAGAACGCATTAATAACCTGAACGACGAACTGGGTGGAGGAATAAATATACATCTTATGGACCGCGACACTCTGGTAACTGAAGATCTCATCGAAATGGTTGCCATGCGGCAAATCCCTTATACCTTGGCTGATAACAATATCGCCAGATTAAATAAAACATATTATAATAATATCGATATAAATCTCGAAGTAAGTTTCCCGCAACGTTCCTCATGGGTGGTGCGCCCCGATTCGAAATCTTTAGCTAATGCAGTAAACCAATGGGCTAAAGAAAACATCAAATCAGCCGAATACCGCAGTATATTGAAACGTTACTTTCAGTTAAGTAAAAATCCTCCAGCACCAGCTGTTTTGTCTCTAAAAAACGGACAGATATCCGTATATGACCATTTGTTTAAAAAATATGCCGAACAAATCGATTGGGATTGGAGACTGATCGCTTCGCAAGCCTTCAAAGAGTCGAGATTTGATACATCGGCTATCTCCTGGGCCGGAGCTCGCGGATTGATGCAAATTATGCCTCGTACCGCCCGCAACTACGGATTGCAGACAGACCAGATGAACAACCCGGAAAAAAGTGTGGCGACTGCGGTAAAAATATTAAAATCTTTAGATAAAACATTTTCGAACATACAGCCCAAAGAAGAACGTATAAAATTTATGCTGGCAGCATATAACGCTGGATTAGGTCATGTACTGGATGCGATAGCCTTAGCAAAAAAATACGGAAAAGATCCCGATAAATGGGAAAACAATGTCGCCGAATATATTTTGCTAAAAAGCAATCCCGAATATTTCAATGACGAAGTATGCAAATCGGGGTATTTCAGAGGGCGCGAAACAATAAACTACGTACATGATGTACTGGAAAATTATCAATCCTACAAATCGAAAATCCCCTATGACATACAACAACATAAAAAACAAACCAAATCTTAA
- a CDS encoding alpha-amylase family glycosyl hydrolase: MKKNKIIIYQVLPRLFGNMNATCKPNGTLLENGVGKFVDFTPKVLREIRLLGCTHIWYTGVIEHATQTDYSRYGITKDNKHVVKGKAGSPYAIKDYYDVDPDLAVNVSDRMREFEDLVARTHDAGLKMIMDFVPNHVARQYRSDTKPAGIKDLGENDDTTVHFLPNNNFYYIPRQEFAGQFYLGEGPDKYTEYPAKATGNDCFGAYPNCNDWYETVKLNYGVDYMHGHKKYFDPVPDTWEKMKDILLYWCEKGVDGFRCDMAEMVPVEFWGWVIPLVKKEYPAVIFIAEIYNPHEYRYYIFDGKFDYLYDKVGLYDLLRSIICRHASATQITRSWQSLDGINSHMLNFLENHDEQRIASGEFAGDPFRAVSALVVSAMMNVNPMMIYFGQELGEPGKDEEGFSGYDGRTTIFDYWSIASVRNWYNKGNCTVSNLSSGEKELRKIYKKVLTLCNKEAAIREGSFFDLMYVNLDNDCFDANRQYAFLRKYGNELLVIIANFDDRDVSVGIRIPDHAFDVLEIEPQYGECTELLGGAVTTCSIHPDRMFYSAVSADNAVVWKIKLISGKSEKEKNKINRL; this comes from the coding sequence ATGAAGAAAAATAAGATAATCATATACCAGGTATTGCCACGCTTATTTGGAAATATGAATGCGACATGTAAACCTAATGGAACTTTACTGGAAAACGGTGTAGGAAAATTTGTCGATTTTACACCGAAGGTATTGCGTGAAATCAGGTTATTGGGGTGTACGCATATATGGTATACTGGCGTTATCGAGCATGCTACGCAAACCGATTATAGCCGTTATGGTATTACAAAGGATAATAAACATGTTGTAAAAGGGAAAGCCGGGTCTCCGTATGCGATAAAAGATTATTATGATGTAGATCCCGATTTGGCTGTAAATGTTTCAGATCGGATGCGTGAATTTGAAGATTTGGTAGCGAGAACACATGATGCCGGTCTTAAAATGATCATGGATTTTGTTCCTAATCATGTTGCCCGTCAGTATAGATCGGATACGAAACCGGCTGGAATAAAGGACTTGGGAGAAAATGACGATACGACGGTGCATTTTTTACCGAATAATAATTTCTATTATATTCCGCGACAGGAATTTGCAGGGCAATTCTATTTGGGAGAGGGCCCTGACAAGTATACCGAATATCCGGCCAAGGCGACCGGGAATGATTGTTTCGGTGCTTATCCCAATTGTAATGATTGGTACGAAACTGTAAAGCTTAATTATGGTGTGGATTATATGCATGGCCATAAAAAATATTTCGATCCGGTACCCGATACTTGGGAAAAGATGAAAGATATTTTGCTTTACTGGTGTGAAAAAGGAGTGGATGGTTTCCGTTGCGATATGGCTGAGATGGTTCCGGTAGAGTTTTGGGGATGGGTGATTCCTTTGGTTAAAAAAGAATATCCTGCAGTTATATTTATTGCTGAAATTTATAACCCACATGAATATCGGTATTATATTTTCGATGGTAAATTCGATTATTTATATGATAAAGTCGGGCTGTATGATTTATTGCGCAGTATTATCTGTCGACATGCTTCGGCGACACAGATTACTCGCAGTTGGCAATCTCTTGATGGTATAAATTCTCATATGCTTAATTTTCTGGAAAATCATGATGAGCAAAGAATTGCTTCGGGAGAGTTTGCCGGCGATCCATTCAGAGCTGTTTCGGCATTAGTCGTTTCAGCAATGATGAATGTGAATCCCATGATGATATATTTTGGCCAGGAGCTGGGTGAGCCGGGGAAAGACGAAGAAGGTTTTAGCGGATACGACGGGCGTACGACTATTTTTGATTATTGGAGCATTGCTTCTGTACGTAATTGGTATAATAAAGGGAACTGTACGGTATCGAATCTTTCTTCCGGGGAGAAGGAACTTCGTAAAATATATAAGAAAGTGCTTACGCTATGTAATAAAGAAGCTGCTATTCGCGAAGGCTCGTTTTTCGATTTGATGTACGTTAATCTGGATAATGATTGTTTCGATGCGAACCGCCAATATGCTTTTTTAAGAAAATACGGCAATGAGTTACTGGTCATTATCGCTAATTTCGATGATCGTGATGTTTCGGTCGGGATACGTATTCCGGATCATGCTTTCGATGTACTGGAAATCGAGCCACAGTATGGTGAGTGTACCGAATTACTTGGAGGAGCTGTAACAACTTGTTCAATTCATCCCGATCGGATGTTTTACAGTGCTGTGTCGGCTGATAATGCTGTCGTATGGAAGATAAAGCTTATTTCAGGAAAAAGTGAAAAGGAAAAAAATAAGATTAATAGGTTATAA